The Apibacter raozihei DNA segment GCCAAGTACCATTTTAGAAACCCTGCGAAGAACTAATGCATAAGCTATGTTTGCTATATATTCAAAAAATAAAGACCAGGCCGGTCCGTTTAACGGATACATTTCATTCCAGCCACGAATGTCTCCACCTTTACCAACGGGAATTAATAAACATCCTAATATAGTAATAAGAATTAAACGCCACCAAGGTGTCTGTGATATACCTACCCAGTGCAATGCCGGCGAATCCTGAAAATAAAAAAGTAATGCTCCAATAATAGAACCAATAATAATCATGGGTTGCAAACGTATAATCCTACGCTTAAAAAAGTCCAGCAAACTCATTTTTTGCCATCGGTCATCATAGGCATATCCTATAACAAATCCGGATAAAAGAAAGAAAAAGTCAACAGCTAAATATCCGTGATTGATCATTTGTAAAGCATGATCACCTCCCGAATAAATTTCAAGAACGTGAAAAAACACTACTAAAATGGCTGCTACTCCCCTAAGTCCGTCAAGTATTACGTAATGGGGTTTTGATTTTTTAATGTCTAAATTCATAGTAATTTCTTTATTTATGGTTAGTTTTAGCAAGTAACACAAAGATGTGTCCCTCTGACACAAATATATTAAAAAAACTAAAATAAATATTGTAAAAACAAAATTCAGGTAAAAATCATGCAATTTTATTGTTAAAACGTGTTCCAGTGCCTAAAGAAATTACTTTTTTTAAAGAAGTATAGTCTGATAATAAGATATTTAAAAACTTAAACATAAAAAAAGTCAAAAAGAAACTCTTTTCTTTTTGACTTTTTTATCTATTCACCCGCCAAAAGTAAATCATGATCTACTTTAAACAGCAAATTTTAAATTAACTATTGTTGAACAGCTAAATATTCTTCATCAGTAACGGGGCTCAGCCAAACAGCCGATCCTTTACTGATGCAGGTGCTAATGGCTATATGTGTAAACTCACTATTGGGAGTGGCTCCGTGCCAGTGAATAATATCGGGTTGAATTTCAACAACATCTCCATTTTTTAATTTCTGTGCTGATTTACCTTTTTCCTGATAATAGCCCTCTCCTGCCGTACACAACAAAATCTGTCCGCCAGGGTGAGAATGCCAGCTGTTTCTTACTCCTGCTTCAAAAGTTACATTACCTATAGTTATATCAAAATCTTTTCCGTTTTCCATTAACATCTCCAGCCAGGCCGTTCCGCTAAAATTATCATTTTCCAGCGGAGATCCCTTAGGAAATGGTTGTTGTGATATATTTTCGTTTTGTGTATTCATTTTATTCTTTTCATTTAGCTCATTATTACAATATTAATTAGCTTGTGCTAAAGAAGACATATCTATAACGAAACGGTATTTTACATCTCCTTTTTCCAAGCGCTCAAATGCTGTATTTACCTCATCAATGGAAATCATTTCAATATCTGCCTTTATATTATGTTCGGCACAAAAATTAATTACCTCCTGAGTTTCGGCTATTCCCCCGATATTGGAGCCGGAAAAACTTTTCCTTCCGTTTAC contains these protein-coding regions:
- a CDS encoding cupin domain-containing protein; translated protein: MNTQNENISQQPFPKGSPLENDNFSGTAWLEMLMENGKDFDITIGNVTFEAGVRNSWHSHPGGQILLCTAGEGYYQEKGKSAQKLKNGDVVEIQPDIIHWHGATPNSEFTHIAISTCISKGSAVWLSPVTDEEYLAVQQ